TAATTAAAATAAAAAATAGTGGCGCAAAGATGGAAATGTGTTTGAATCTCAAGATTTTGGTTTAGTCCCATTTCTTACACACTGAACTTATGTGATTGTAAAGACATTGCACTTTTAATACCAATTATGAATAAAAACAAAAAGAACTTGCTGCTTTTTGCAATTGTAATCAGAGCAACACAGTCCACCCTTTAAAGGGAAAGGTAGTTTGGATATGGAATGGATTTATTCAATTTGATCGTGCGAAAAATTGCCTGATTATCAGTTTCACAGTTCTTTAAGTATTTCCTCGATATCCCTGGCGCTTAGCTCACAGGGGTTGTTTTTACATCTCGATTCCCTGGCAATATCAGAAAAATGCACCTCTTTTACACCATAAGAGGAAATTTCTGAGTTGTAGAATGTTTTCTTTAAACTGTAAAGTTTCTCCAGAAGAATCTCACACCCTTCCATAACCGTTTGTGCTCTCTGGGCGCTGAGGATTTCCCCCATACGGGAATATTTTTTCAATGCGTTATGGTTAGGATCAGTGGTTTTGAGCCTGGAGATATTCTTTTTTGTAACGGGTGCCAGGAGAAGCCCGCAGAGTGCACCGTGAGGAATCGGGAACCAGCCGCCTATAACGGGAGCGATACCATGAACTGCTCCAAGACCAGCATTTGCAAGAGTAATCCCCGAAGAGAGTGAAGCGTATGATAAATGGGTTCTGCTTTGAATGTCAGAACCGTTTTCTGTGGCTTTAATGAGACTTTCAGAAGTCCCCGGCAGAATATGCTCAACCAGTGCATCTGTAAAAGGAGAAGCCCCGGTGGAAACGTAGGATTCTATAAGCTGGGTGAGGGTATCCATGCCGCAGGATGAGGTGATTCGGGGAGGACAGGAGAGTGTCATAGCGGGATCGACAAGTGCAACGTCGGGGACAAAATCAGGATGGCGAACGGAGCGTTTGATTCCCGATTCTCCCCCGATATTCAAAACTGAATTGGCACTTGCTTCACTGCCAGTGCCCGATGTCGTCGGGACAGCAATAAAAGGGATTTTAAGACCGGGATGCTTTTGATCTCCTCCCCCCTCGATAAAATCGTACACTGATTTCTCAACCGGTATCATGGCAGAGATTGCCTTCCCTGCATCAATGACACTTCCTCCACCAATTGCAATAACGATGTCGATTCCTGAACTCCTGAATTGCTCAGCCCCACTATCAACAAGAGATACCGTGGGCTCACTGTTCACCTGAAATTGTAGCGTTGTGAGACCGGTGCTGTTGAAGGATTCAATTATCGATTTGATCATTCCGTTTTCATGCAGTGATGAGGAGCCGGTTACAAGCAATGCCTTTTTACCAAACGATTTTGAGACCTGGGCAAGTTGTGTGATTTTTCCGGTTCCAAAATGGATTTGTGGGGTTCTGTAGGTTGAGAAATCTGGTATATGCAATGTTTTTTACTCCTTGGACATTTCTAAGCCATAAGGCTTGTGGAACTTTTTCCAATATAAATGATGATGGTGTGTAGGGACTGACAATTTTTTCAGGGATCTGTAGGGACTGACTGCTCTGTGAAAATCAAAAGTTTGGAAAACTGGTCAAAATTGAGCTACAAAGACCTTTCCAAAGCCGGTATGAACTCGTTAAACTGCACGGTATCGAACCTTTATAAAGCCCAGCCCGCGCAGAAACGTCTGAGATAGCGGAAAAGCATTGCTTTCTCATGCCGGATGGAGAACTGGCTGCAGTAACTAAAGTTGGTGCAGATTGCAATACACACAGCTGATAACCTATTGTTGGTCTTCAGGCTCCTCTTGTGGTGTTTTTGTATGATCCATAGAAATATTGAGATATCCGTATAAGATTGCTATTAAAGATGTAATCCAGCACAAAATTGCAAAAGGTGCATAATCCAGAACCGGCACACCAAGAGTGATGAAAACAAATACACCGCTGCTGTTCCAGGGTACAAGCGGGGCTGTGAGTGTCCCGCCGGCTTCTAAAGTACGGGTTAGGTTCTTAAGTTTTAGTTTGTGATCCCTGTAGCACTCTTCATACATCTGGCCGGGGAGAATAACCGCAAGATATTGGTTTGCACTGAAAATGTTGACAAAAACAGAAGTTCCGATGACTGTTGTGGTAATGTTTCCAACTGAAGTAAGAAGACCCGAGAGTTTAAGCACCATGCTGTGAAGCATTCCTGTGTAGTTCATTATCCCGCCCAGGGCAAGTGATACCAGTGCGAGAATTACTACATCGTACATACTCTCCATACCGCCCCGTGAAAACAGGGCATCCATTTGCGGATTATCTGTATTCATTGATACACCCGTATGAATCAGATCCGAAAGCCCTCCAAGAGTACCACCCTGAAGAAAAAGATACGCCCCTCCTCCAAGCATAACTCCTGCAATTAAACTGGGGATAGCAGGAACTTTTTTATAGATCATAACTATTACAACTGCCGGAGGGAAAAGGAGCAGAGGTGAAAGATTGAAATGGTTTCTTATATGTTCGGTATAAGCTGACACATCGGTTACATCACCGTTTCCAGAAGCAATAAATCCCATGACAGTAAAGATAAGCAGCGATATCACCAGAGCTGGCAAGGTAGTATAGAGCATGTGTTTTATGTGATCAAACAGATTAACGCCGAGAACAGAGGGGGTCAGGTTGGTAGAGTCGGACATGGGGGAAATTTTGTCACCAAAAAATGCTCCGGAAACAACTGCTCCTGCAGTCATGGCCGGCGGTATGCCAAGCCCTTCGCTAACTCCGATGGCTGCAACACCTATTGTTCCGACAGTAGACCAGGAGCTGCCGGTTATAAGTGCCATAGCAGAGCAGAAAAGTAAAATCATCGGCAAAAACCATCTGGCTACCATAAACTCCAATCCAAAATACATCATAGCCGGTACAATTCCGCTTGCTATCCATACTGCGATAAGCATCCCTATAATAAGAAGGATAATCAATGAAGGAATTGTACGTGCAATAGACATCTTAAATCCCTCTTTGATTGTAACCCATGGGACCCCATGAAAATAGGCGCACAATCCTGCGGTAACTCCGCCGAGAAAAAGGGAAAAGTGGGGTTGAGTGTCGAGTACAAAAACTGAATAAGCAAGAGTAACACCTGTGATAATGACTGGAATGAGTGCAAGCCAGAGCGGGGGAGTGGGAATATCTTCTTTTTTGATCAAAAAACTATCCTTAAGCGTAAATGTTCTATGGTAAACATCGGAAAACCTCCATTACAATATAAAAAAAGCCAATTTTAAAACAAGACTGGATAAGAAAACAGGCCTGTATTTGTCAAAATATGTGGTCTCCAACTCGAGAATAGCCAGGAAAAGCTGACAAAGAAGATGAAGTCTGCATGTGTGTATGGCTGGTTATACCGGAGGAGGTGGATATCGCCCTTTACAGAAATTTTTGCCACTAAGTTTTATTTCCCGTCTATTTGCAACCCCTTTGGTTCAGGGGAAAAACGGGTTGTCTTGCAGGATAACGGGAGCTTGCTGCACACGTTGATCAGGTATTTATAACAGAATTATGTTTGACCCGTAAGTGGAAATTATATATTGTAAGACAAATAATTGATTTTCTTTAATGAGAGTTCTACATGAAACCATTTCGCATTGCCTTAATTCAGAATATCCCGGGTTATGATACAGAAAAATCAATCAGCAAAGCCTTCGAAATGATAGCCATAGCTGCTCAGGGTGGTGCCGAACTGGTGTGTTTGCCAGAGATGTTTTATCATCCCTTTGAGCTGGATAAATTGTCGGATTTAAAGAGGTATGAAAAAAATCTCAGGCAGAAGTTTTCTGATTATGCAAAAATACATTCTATATATCTTTTTACCGGGACATTTGTGGAGCAAAGAGGAGATGGTGCACTAATGAATACAGCACTGATTTTTGCTCCCGATGGATCTGAGATTTTGCACTACAGTAAGTGTCATCTCTTCGATGTCACTTTTAAGAATCTGAAGGTGAAAGAATCTTCTGTTTTTTCACCGGGTGACACGGTTGCTGGTGTGGAAACTGAACTGTGTTCGATTTCAGCCCTGATCTGCTATGATATACGGTTTCCTGAGATTGCGAGAATGGCAACTCTTCAGGGGGCTGATCTGTTAATCGTTCCGGCTGTTTTCAATCAGATTTCAGGTCCTGCGCACTGGCATCTGTTCATGCGGTGCCGTGCAGTGGAAAACCAGATCTTTTTGGCAGCTGTTTCGCAAGGCAGAAATGAGGAGAGTCAGTATAAGGCTTACGGCCACTCTTTGGTTGTTTCACCATGGGGGGATATTTTAGCGGAGGCTGGTGAGGGAGAGGAAATTTTGTATGCAGATATCAATCCCGGTCTTATCCAGAATACAAGAGCAAGATTACCTTTACTTAAACATAGAAGAAGCAATTTGTATAATCTAACAGGGGGGACGGAATGAGACTCTACCGACTACGAGAGGGCAAAGTTATTGCAGGGATTTGTGCAGGTATCGCTGATATGTATAAAATAGATGTGAATATTGTAAGGTTGGCAGCTGTGTTTATAACCATTTTTACCACTGTTTGGCCAGGAGTAATCACCTATCTGGTAGGATGGTATCTGATCCCGGAGCTGGACAAATCACCTACAAAATCCGACAAATCTCCCCAGGATGAATAGAAGATAAAACTCTGTTTGTAATTCTTATCCTCTGTATGATAAACCTCAACCTTGAACCAAAAAGTGGTTTTACCAATCGGTTCAAGGTGTAAGGCCTGTTTTTTTTTGTGTTTTTGCATCTCCTCAAAGCAGAATTCAGTTCATACCTGAATCTTTTTGCACCTGTAACTATCAAGTAAACAATGAGTTACCTTTTTTTAGTTCCTGAAAAAATAAGTGTACCTTTGGGATAAAAAAATATTGACCATTTCCAACAAGAAATGTATCATATTATCGGTTAATATTTATCGATACAGGGGTAAGGCATGCAGGACAAGAGCATCGATGTAGAGAAACTTCTTACAGAGCTGGACCAAATCCGCAGTGACAATTCTGCTCTGAAGGACCGGTTAGACAGAATATCCGGAATCACTACCGCAATAATTTATGTTCTCGATACAGACGGAAAGTTTACTTACGTAAATCAGGCAGTTGAGTCGATACTGAAATTTAAGCCACAAGATCTGTTGGGGCAGCACTTTTCTACAATAATGCCCAAAGCTGAATATGAAAAAGTGGCCAGATCGCATGTTCTTCCGGTTTTTCATGGTAAAGTAACCGGAGGAAAGCAGTCACCAAGGCTTTTTGACGAGCGCAGAACAGGGGAGCGTCGAACACGAAACCTGGAAGTGAAGCTTTATACAAAAAATAATGATGATGTAAAAATACTGGTTGGTGATGTCACTGGTATAGTTGATGTGGAAGGTGCATACCGAAGTGGTATTAGCGTGGTGAATAAAAGTGAAGGATTCATTGGCAGTCAGGGCATTATTTTCGATATCACAAAATACAAAAAAGCAGAACGTGAGCGACTGGTACTTCAGAAAAGCCTTTTTGAAGCTCAGAAGATGGATGCTATAGGGAAGTTAGCCGGAAAAGTAGCACATGACCTCAATAATAAGCTGGGAAGCATTATCGGTTCTGCCGAGATGCTAAAGCAGGATTACGGGCTTGTAAATAAAGAACTGACCATGTATATCGAGACAATCCTCTCTGCATCAAGACATGCCGCTAATTTATCGGGAAAATTGCTGGAATTCAGCTACAAGGCCGACAACAACTGCCAGAATGTTGATATGCATAATCTGGCGGATAACGTTTTGGGATTTATAAGGCCCACAATTGAAGAGAGCATTATAATCAATAAAAAGTATCATTCAGTTAACCCAATTGTAACAGGTAGCATAAGTCAGCTTCAGAATGCTTTGTTGAATTTGATTGTAAATGCATGTGATGCGATGAGTATTACGGGCGGTATGCTTACGGTTCAGACTGATGACATTACAGTGGAAGAAAAAATCAAATGTATAAGTGGGTTTTACGCAAAGCCGGGTAATTATCTCCGTATTTCCGTTCAGGACACCGGGACCGGTATCGACGAAAAAATCTTTAACAGGATATTTGAACCTTTTTTCACAACCAAAACCGAAGGAAAATTTATCGGTTTAGGGCTGCCTGGCGTGCGGGACTGTGTAAGATATTTGGGTGGTTTTATTCAGGTTGAAAGCAAGTGTGCGAAAGGTTCTGTTTTCAAAATTCATTTGCCAAATAATGATATCTGATCTATTGTTAAAAAGTGTCAGAGCAATCACTTCCGCTTTCCTGATCTGCATAACAGAACCGATAACATCATAATATTGTGGAAGTTACCACTTTACAAGGCTGCTGATAGGCAAACTGAATGAATTCAGGATTGTAATGTGACATACCCTTGTTGCATTTTAGTGTAGACAAAAAATTGATCACACCTTTCAGTTCTATAAAAATAGTGGCTCTGTTTTCAGATAAAGAAATTAAAAACTATGCATTTCCTTCGGTGATTGAGAGCGCCAGGAGTTTCATTTCCGGGGAAAGCTTTGTGACTGTTCATCTGCAGGGCAATGACCTTATTGCCACAGTGGGGAGATATGACCCAAACAGAATTGTCATTAGCCGACAGAGTGATGGTTCGCTGCGTCTGAACTGCACCTGTGGATTTAATCTCGGGGGGGCTTGTGAGCATGCTGTGGCCGCAATGCTTGAAGCTAACCAGAAATGTGCAATTCAGACATCAATTGACTGGGATAATTTAGGGGGAAATTGCGAACCAGAAGAGAAAAAACCCCGAAAAATTCAACCTAAAGTTACAGAGTTGTCGGCATTTAAACCAGTAGGCCGTCTCTATTTGACAGAATATGATTCCACACTGCTTGTTGAACTTCGCTTTTCCTATAATGATGGTATGGTTGAATTTAGCAGAAACGATAAGGATCAGAGCCGTCTGATTCCTCATCAGGATGGTAAATTATACCGGATATATCGCTCGAAGGCAAGGGAGGCGCTTCTCGCCTCAAACCTCGAGCAATACGATCTCCAGCGGTATCAGACCGGAACATATACTCCCGATGGAGATCCGAGGAACTGGATTCTGCAGCAGCTCCCTCAGCTTGCTCAGGAGGGGTTTGAGGTGTTTGGACAGGAAAATCTGCGCACCGTTGATGCACGCAGGTCTGCCCCTTCAATGAGTGTTTCTGTTTCATCTGCAAATCAGGGGGTATTTGAGCTTTCCCTGGAAGTGAGTTTTGATGGAGTTGCGGCCTCTCTCATTTCACTGATTCATGCACTGGAGCAGGGGAGCAAATTTGTGCAGCTTACCGACGGAACTTCCGGCATTCTACCTCAGGAGTGGATCGATAAGCTTTGTGCCTTTTTTTCGGCCTTTGAAAGTAAACCGGATGAGAAGGGGAATTTGCCGGTAAGAAACACTCATTGTTCTCTGGTCGATATGCTTTTCGATATGGCAGATGAGAAAGAAGCAGATGAAGTGTTTCTTTCCGAAAGAGCTGATCTTAAGGAGTTTGAATGTGTGGAGAAACACCCTCTCCCGCAGGGTCTGAGATGTTCCCTAAGACCTTATCAGAGAGCTGGTTATGAATGGTTTTATTTTTTGAAAAAATACAGGTTCGGCGGATGTCTTGCCGATGATATGGGGCTTGGCAAAACGGTGCAGACTTTGGCCTTGCTGCTCAATGAGAAACTTATCGGTGAAAATCAGCCATCCCTGATTGTTGTACCAACATCTCTGCTCCATAACTGGTCCAGGGAAGCAGAAAAATTCACACCCGACCTTAATACACTGATCTATCATGGAGCGGGAAGAAATCGCTACAGATCAGTTATGCATATGGCAGATGCAGTGATTACAACCTACGGCACAGTATTGAACGATATGAAAATACTGGAAAAAATCAGTTTCCATTATATCATACTCGACGAAGCTCAGACAATAAAAAACCCACTATCGGCCATAAGCAAGGCACTGAGGCAGCTCTTTGCGGAACATAAACTTGCTCTAAGCGGAACACCGGTTGAAAACAATCTCTCTGAACTCTGGTCGCTTTTTTCGTTCCTTAATCCTGGGATGCTTGGCTCTCTTGGCTCTTTCAAAAACAAATTTATCCGGCCAATACAAAATGAGCTCAATGAAAATGTTGCTCAGGTTTTAAGAAGAATGATTTTCCCCTTTATTTTAAGAAGGACAAAAGAGCAGGTTGCAAAAGATCTCCCCCCGAAAAGTGAATTTGTCCTTTATTCCAAAATGCTCCCCGAGCAAAAGAAACTCTATGATATTACAAAAGAGAGCTACAGGGGCAAAATACTTAGATCCTTGGAGGTCTCAGGGCTTGAGAAGACCCGTTTTCAGGTGCTTGAGGGGATGCTACGGCTTAGACAGATTTGCTCCCATCCTTCCCTGGCTGATAAAAGCTTCAATTGTGACTCCGGAAAATACCGCCTTCTTGATGAATGTATTACTGATATAGTATCGGAAGGGCATCGGGTGCTGCTTTTCTCACAGTTTGTAAAATCTCTTGAGCTGCTGAGAATAAGGTTTGCTCAACTTGGGATAAAAAGTGAAATGCTTACCGGATCTACAACTAACAGACAGGCTGTTGTAGATAGATTTCAGAGTGAAAAGGGAGCACCGGTATTTCTTATAAGTCTAAAAGCCGGCGGAACAGGTCTTAACCTGACCAGTGCCGATTATGTGATTCATCTTGATCCCTGGTGGAATCCCAGTGCTGAAAATCAGGCCTCTGACCGAGCATACAGAATTGGGCAGAAAAAGGCGGTGTTTGTATATAAACTGATAACGCAGGATTCTATTGAGGAGCATGTACTTGACCTTCAGAACAAGAAAAAAGGTCTTATTGAATCTGTCATTCGAACTGAATCCTCCTTTTATAAACAACTCAGCAGGGATGATATTTTAGGCTTGTTCTCATAACTTTACCCACCCTGATTAATCAGATAAACTGTAGTATTGACGCCAAGAGCTTGTTGAAACTATTTATTTCGGAACTGCCGGGGTGTTCCGTTGAATGTTTCTTTAAAGACCCTGTTGAAATGGCTTATGTTGCTGTATCCTACAGCTGATGCAATTTCCTGAATCGATCGGTCTGTTGTGCGAAGAAGTCTCTGAGCTTCAAAAAGACGAAGTCGATTGAGGTATCGTTTGAAAGAGAGGCCGTATCCCCGTTTTATGAGAGCACCAACTTTATCTTCATGCATTGCGCAGAAGTTTGCTACCGTCCCAAGGGACAGTGACGGATCCTTATAATGGGTTCCGATATACTCGGTAATTGTTTTGAGATCGTTGTCAAAACGATTACCCAAATTTATTGGAGTGTAAAGGTCCTGTACTTCTCTTTTGATAAATCCAAAACGAAATATAAAAAGCAGAACAGAAAAAACCACCAAAGCACTCTGAATTACCCGTATGAATACAGGAACTGGTCGGTAAAACCGGATTTCCCTGATTCTTATTGTATGCTCGCGGTTGATTTTCTCTCCGGGACTGGACTCCACTTTCACTCCTTTGACAGAGCCAAGAGGATTGGCTATTATGGATGAGCCATTATCGACATGCTCGTTTATCCACCATGGTGGTGTATGGAAATGATCGAGATACATCACATAACGAGTCATGCCTGGTTGGGAACGGAATAAATGTTCCATGTGTCGCCAGCTCTCCGGAGAATCTGGATCAGAAACTCCAGGCTCATCTGTTAGAAGAACCATTTGCATTGCGTAGGTACTGCAGGCATCAATTGTAATGGAAGCATGAGTGTAGCGTGTGAGGTCTAACGGGGTATCTGCTCTGTACAGAATGCCGGCAAAATACCATTTATAATGTGGGGTCAATATAAATGAGAACCGCAGCTCTTCTCCCGTTCCCTGAAGAATCGTAACAGTCGACTGCCCAGGCTCTTTCATGAAGCTGCTGCTATCTGAAAAAGAAACAGTCCTGCTCAAAAGATGATCAGCATCAAGAACTGCTTTTCTGAGGACAAAGGGAACCTCTAAAGCTAAAGAGATAATCGCCAGTAAAATCCCACTGTACAAAAGACCTTTTTTTTTCACCTATCCTCCCGAACAGATAGAAAATAACTTTTTCCTTTCTGGAAAACTTTACATATTCCCTGTTTTTTTTGTAAAAACCTCCCATTTTGGCAGAAAATCTATTCATATCACCAATTTCTAAACCAAACACTTTTCGCGCTGAAATGATTAACAGATAGGGTGTATACTACTCAGTGTATGGTATAAACATCTTTTTAAAGGAGGCTTTATGATTAAATCTGTGGTTTTGGGTGTGCTGGCTGTACTTGTTTTTTGTGTTGGAGACATACACGGAAACAATCCTTCGCTTAGCATTACCTGGTCTGATAAACCCCAAACATCTGCGTATGAAACCCGTATTGCTGATTACCCTCTTTCTACGGATAGACACGGGAGGATTATTCACTCAAACCAGGATATAGTATCTCCCTTTGTTTCAACCGATACAGTTCTTTACCGGCAGATCTGGTCTGATGATAGTGTCCTGCTTGAACAGGTATCGCTTGGAAAGACGATATCACCCATAAAAAGCCATATAAACCCTGAAGGGGGGATTACTCTTGGATTTTGGGAAGAATCTGACGGAAACAGGTATTTTGTGTTTACAAGAATTGCCTGTGACGGAGTGACTACTTACCGCAAAGAGTATTTCGCAGTGAAAGGCTATAGTGTCACGAATGGTTGGGTATTTGCCCAAACCTCTGAATACTGGTTTGTACTTGATACCACACTTTCTCTTATTGCCAGTCATGACCGTACAGAAGAGAGTAGAGCTGGAATAGACCCAAACGGAAATATATTTGAGATTTATATAGATAGAGAAACTCAGACCGACACAACCACTGTTCTTTCTGTCAGGAAAATCTCTCAGACCAATACATTGGTAAAAGACACATCAATAACACTTTCGGGTAGAATCGGCAGCCTGTCAGCCCCATATTACCAGAGCGGCTTTTGGTTTTTTACTACTCAGGAAAATCTTGGGCATAACGGAAGAAGTGTCTCTGTTCAAAGAAAAAGGTTCTCCTTTAATGTTGCAACCGGTTTATCAAACCTTGGTCCAACGGTGGGGGATCACTACTATCCCTTCTCTGATTCGCTGCATATAAGAACAAGAACGTGGACAACAAATGTCAGAAGTCCATCACCAAGTACCAAACACCAGGCACATATCGTGAACGTCTGCGGTGATGTTGTTGATTCATTGAAATCCCTTTCAAATCAGAATATTACAGATGTCACTCCAACGGAAAGTGGAGTATTCGTTAAGATGTCTAATGGGGAATATGCATCGATCGATCGTTTTTTTTCGGTAACCAGACCGAAATTACCAGAAATGACATATCAGCCTTCACAAGACATGATAATTTCAACAGCTCAACCGCTATCTGGAGGAGGTTTCATTGCTGCAGGGTACACAACAACAAGAGGCTATGGCTATAGGTTATGGATAATGAATATTGACTCTACAGGAACTGTTGTTTCCCAGCGTCTGTTTCGAGAAACACTTCCGGTTAGGGTTACAGCTTCAGCCTCAACTTGTGAAGGGATATTTCTGACCGGATCATATGATAACAATGAGGTTTGGGCCGGATTTGTCACTGTTGATGGAGATCTTGCCTGGAGCAGGCAATATTCTTTAGAGGGCTCGGGCGATCATATTCTACCCCATCAGACAAAGGCTCTTATCGTTTCATCTGACACATCAGAAACAAATCTTATACTTATAGATAAAGACGGAGAAATTATAGAATCTATCACTTTAAGCGGGAATAATCCCTCAGTACCACAAGTAACGCCTTCCGGATGGGTTCTGACTACCTACGAAAACTCATCAGCTTTTCCCAAAGTACGTCTTTACCACATCAACCATTCACTTACGATTATCAGGGAAAAGGCATTTGAAAGAGGGCCTGGGGTTTCTGTTTACCCATATACAGATGGATTTAAATTTGTATCTGAGATAAAAGGGACATCCGGTGGTGTGTTAAAGACTGAGAAGGTAGCAGTTTATACTCTCGATTCGCTCTTTGAAAATAGGACCATATACAATACATTTGAGATAGATGGTGAGGTGAGGTCCTGGTTACCTTACAATGATGGTGCACTTGCTGTAATCCGTTACTCTCAGTATTTTCATCGTTTCGGATGGCAAAGGATTGACAATCTCTACTATATCAAAGAATCAGGAGAGATGATTTTAATTGACCAGGTGTGCAACAGGAATAGTTCACCGAGCCAGAAAGAACTAATGCTGATCCCGGTAACTGAAACATCGTTTCTGTATATTGGACGTGATCTTTATGTTTTCCCTGATATCTCTCCAGGATATGCGTACTATTCGGGTTGGAGGTCTGAACTGGTTCTTTTTCACCTGGAAGAGAAAACAAATCTACGATCCGACCAATTTGTCCTATCGAAACGTCTGGTGCCTGCAGTTTCACTTTCTGGCCGAACCTTACATATTAGAAATGCAAGAGAGATAGCAGTCTACACTCTTAGTGGACGGTGCATACACAGAAGTTTTTTGGATCCGGGAACTGACGGGCAGAATATCTCACTTGACCATCTTTCAACAGGTAGCTACATAATCAGATTAAAGGGAGTTAAGCGGACAAAAACATCGCGGATCACTCTTTACTGAACTGGTTATTACTCCGCAATTATATATGCATAAGAGAGTGTTTGAGTTTCATTACTTTTTTTTAAGGCTCCAGCGCTAAGAAGCGCTGTTTCAAAAACAATTGGGGCCTTCAGCCCCACACTGGCTCCAATATTCGCGCTTTCGCCGGGGAAGGGCCAAAACTCGAGGACTCGAACAATTGGCACCGGGAAAGGACCGGCGAGAGCGCTCATTCGC
The genomic region above belongs to Chitinispirillum alkaliphilum and contains:
- a CDS encoding Alcohol dehydrogenase — protein: MHIPDFSTYRTPQIHFGTGKITQLAQVSKSFGKKALLVTGSSSLHENGMIKSIIESFNSTGLTTLQFQVNSEPTVSLVDSGAEQFRSSGIDIVIAIGGGSVIDAGKAISAMIPVEKSVYDFIEGGGDQKHPGLKIPFIAVPTTSGTGSEASANSVLNIGGESGIKRSVRHPDFVPDVALVDPAMTLSCPPRITSSCGMDTLTQLIESYVSTGASPFTDALVEHILPGTSESLIKATENGSDIQSRTHLSYASLSSGITLANAGLGAVHGIAPVIGGWFPIPHGALCGLLLAPVTKKNISRLKTTDPNHNALKKYSRMGEILSAQRAQTVMEGCEILLEKLYSLKKTFYNSEISSYGVKEVHFSDIARESRCKNNPCELSARDIEEILKEL
- a CDS encoding carbon-nitrogen hydrolase, with the translated sequence MKPFRIALIQNIPGYDTEKSISKAFEMIAIAAQGGAELVCLPEMFYHPFELDKLSDLKRYEKNLRQKFSDYAKIHSIYLFTGTFVEQRGDGALMNTALIFAPDGSEILHYSKCHLFDVTFKNLKVKESSVFSPGDTVAGVETELCSISALICYDIRFPEIARMATLQGADLLIVPAVFNQISGPAHWHLFMRCRAVENQIFLAAVSQGRNEESQYKAYGHSLVVSPWGDILAEAGEGEEILYADINPGLIQNTRARLPLLKHRRSNLYNLTGGTE
- a CDS encoding PAS/PAC sensor hybrid histidine kinase, which produces MQDKSIDVEKLLTELDQIRSDNSALKDRLDRISGITTAIIYVLDTDGKFTYVNQAVESILKFKPQDLLGQHFSTIMPKAEYEKVARSHVLPVFHGKVTGGKQSPRLFDERRTGERRTRNLEVKLYTKNNDDVKILVGDVTGIVDVEGAYRSGISVVNKSEGFIGSQGIIFDITKYKKAERERLVLQKSLFEAQKMDAIGKLAGKVAHDLNNKLGSIIGSAEMLKQDYGLVNKELTMYIETILSASRHAANLSGKLLEFSYKADNNCQNVDMHNLADNVLGFIRPTIEESIIINKKYHSVNPIVTGSISQLQNALLNLIVNACDAMSITGGMLTVQTDDITVEEKIKCISGFYAKPGNYLRISVQDTGTGIDEKIFNRIFEPFFTTKTEGKFIGLGLPGVRDCVRYLGGFIQVESKCAKGSVFKIHLPNNDI
- a CDS encoding serine/threonine protein kinase codes for the protein MHFSVDKKLITPFSSIKIVALFSDKEIKNYAFPSVIESARSFISGESFVTVHLQGNDLIATVGRYDPNRIVISRQSDGSLRLNCTCGFNLGGACEHAVAAMLEANQKCAIQTSIDWDNLGGNCEPEEKKPRKIQPKVTELSAFKPVGRLYLTEYDSTLLVELRFSYNDGMVEFSRNDKDQSRLIPHQDGKLYRIYRSKAREALLASNLEQYDLQRYQTGTYTPDGDPRNWILQQLPQLAQEGFEVFGQENLRTVDARRSAPSMSVSVSSANQGVFELSLEVSFDGVAASLISLIHALEQGSKFVQLTDGTSGILPQEWIDKLCAFFSAFESKPDEKGNLPVRNTHCSLVDMLFDMADEKEADEVFLSERADLKEFECVEKHPLPQGLRCSLRPYQRAGYEWFYFLKKYRFGGCLADDMGLGKTVQTLALLLNEKLIGENQPSLIVVPTSLLHNWSREAEKFTPDLNTLIYHGAGRNRYRSVMHMADAVITTYGTVLNDMKILEKISFHYIILDEAQTIKNPLSAISKALRQLFAEHKLALSGTPVENNLSELWSLFSFLNPGMLGSLGSFKNKFIRPIQNELNENVAQVLRRMIFPFILRRTKEQVAKDLPPKSEFVLYSKMLPEQKKLYDITKESYRGKILRSLEVSGLEKTRFQVLEGMLRLRQICSHPSLADKSFNCDSGKYRLLDECITDIVSEGHRVLLFSQFVKSLELLRIRFAQLGIKSEMLTGSTTNRQAVVDRFQSEKGAPVFLISLKAGGTGLNLTSADYVIHLDPWWNPSAENQASDRAYRIGQKKAVFVYKLITQDSIEEHVLDLQNKKKGLIESVIRTESSFYKQLSRDDILGLFS
- a CDS encoding AraC family transcriptional regulator; its protein translation is MKKKGLLYSGILLAIISLALEVPFVLRKAVLDADHLLSRTVSFSDSSSFMKEPGQSTVTILQGTGEELRFSFILTPHYKWYFAGILYRADTPLDLTRYTHASITIDACSTYAMQMVLLTDEPGVSDPDSPESWRHMEHLFRSQPGMTRYVMYLDHFHTPPWWINEHVDNGSSIIANPLGSVKGVKVESSPGEKINREHTIRIREIRFYRPVPVFIRVIQSALVVFSVLLFIFRFGFIKREVQDLYTPINLGNRFDNDLKTITEYIGTHYKDPSLSLGTVANFCAMHEDKVGALIKRGYGLSFKRYLNRLRLFEAQRLLRTTDRSIQEIASAVGYSNISHFNRVFKETFNGTPRQFRNK
- a CDS encoding Na+/H+ antiporter NhaC — translated: MIKKEDIPTPPLWLALIPVIITGVTLAYSVFVLDTQPHFSLFLGGVTAGLCAYFHGVPWVTIKEGFKMSIARTIPSLIILLIIGMLIAVWIASGIVPAMMYFGLEFMVARWFLPMILLFCSAMALITGSSWSTVGTIGVAAIGVSEGLGIPPAMTAGAVVSGAFFGDKISPMSDSTNLTPSVLGVNLFDHIKHMLYTTLPALVISLLIFTVMGFIASGNGDVTDVSAYTEHIRNHFNLSPLLLFPPAVVIVMIYKKVPAIPSLIAGVMLGGGAYLFLQGGTLGGLSDLIHTGVSMNTDNPQMDALFSRGGMESMYDVVILALVSLALGGIMNYTGMLHSMVLKLSGLLTSVGNITTTVIGTSVFVNIFSANQYLAVILPGQMYEECYRDHKLKLKNLTRTLEAGGTLTAPLVPWNSSGVFVFITLGVPVLDYAPFAILCWITSLIAILYGYLNISMDHTKTPQEEPEDQQ